Part of the Deltaproteobacteria bacterium genome, CGCCCATTTCGAGACGCAGGCGGTGCCGATCCCCTTTTCCACGGCGCTGATGATGAGGTCCGTGCTTGCCGAGGTCATCACGATGTTGAGATCCGTCGGTTTGATCTTCATTTCCCGAAGTCTGCGCTCCATCATGTGGCGGGTTCCCGATCCTTTCTCCCGCCGGATGAAGGGCTCCTTCATCAGGTCTTCCCGGGCGATACTCTTTCTCGTTGTCCAGGGGTGGTCTTTTCCCACAATAAGGACCAGTTCATCTTCGCAGAGTTTTTCCGTGAGTACGCCGGGATAGAAGACCTGGTCTTCCACCATCCCGACTTCGATCTCTCCTTCGATCAGCGCCTTCAGGATCCCCCGGGTATTTGTGACCCGGTGATTGACATGGATCCGGGGATATTTCCTCCGAAAGGTGAAGAGGATGTCGGGGAAGACGTAACGGGCCAGGGTCGTGCTGGTCCCCACCGACAAGGTTCCCTTGACCGAGTTGGCCAGTTCGTCAACCTCTTTACGGGCGGCAGCATGGATATCGAGGATCTCCAGGGCGCGTTTTTCAAACTCCCGTCCGATCAAGGTAAGAGAAACAGCCCCCCGCTGCCGGTTGACGAGCTGGACCCCTAATTCCTCTTCGAGATTCTTGATGATCCGGCTCACGGCCGATTGGGTGATAAAGTTTTCTTCAGCGGCTCTGGAAAAATTCAACGTCTTTGCCACGCTGCAGAAGACCTTCAGACGATGATCGTCCATCGTATTCTTTCCGATCAAATTGAAAAAAGCCTGTCAACATACTAAAGATCAGGACTTCCGAAGTCAATCCGAATCTGTTTGCTTATGATCTTTTCGCATGGACGGGATCAGTTTTATGAATTTCCCTTCATCTTCCTAATATGCTTTTATAATAAATCAGGAAATAAAACAGTGTTTGAGGTGAACCGTGCTGTACGCATTTGCCGGCGTTTTGGTTTTTATTCTTTTTTCCTTACTTTTTGTGCGGGGGAGTCTGTTCCTCTCTTCTCTGTTGCGGCCGAAGAGACCTACGGAGCAAAAGGAGATGATCTATGAATGCGGCGAGGATCCCGTCGGGGGCGGCTGGGTGCAGTACAACGTCCGCTTCTACATCATTGCGGTGATTTTTATCATTTTCGACGTGGAGGTGATCTTCATCTATCCCGTCGCGATGGTTTTCCGGGAGATGATCGGGAGAGGAACGGGGCCTTACGTCCTGGGGGAACTCATCGTCTTCGTTCTGATCCTTCTGGCGGGGCTGGTCTATGTCTGGAAGAAGGACGATCTGAGCTGGGTGAAGACGATCCGCGAAGAGTAAGGATGCCGTGAAACGGCATCCTCAACGTCTGATGGAAATTGCTGCCGGAGTGTTTCATGGGATTGCTGGAAAACAAACTGCCGGAAAATGTTTTTTTTACCAAAATTGATCAGTTGACGCTGCGCTGGGGATTGCGCAACTCGCTTTGGTACATGCTCTTTGCCACGGCCTGCTGTGCGATTGAACTGATGCAGACCGGCATGTCCAGGTACGACTTCGACCGGTTCGGAATGATCCCCAGGGCTACGCCCCGGCAGTCGGATTTGATGATCGTAGCCGGGACGGTGACCTACAAGATGGCCCTGCGGATTCGCCGCCTCTACGAGCAGATGCCGGAGCCGAAGTACGTGATCTCCATGGGAAGCTGTGCCAACTGCGGCGGCGGCTTCGTCCACAGCTACAATGTTTTGAACGGGGTGGACAAGATTATTCCCGTGGATGTCTATGTGCCGGGCTGTCCGCCGCGGCCCGAGGCGCTGATCGAGGGCTGCCTGAAGTTGATGGACAAGATTGATCGGGAACCGCGGCTGGTGAGGAGTGCGAAATGATCCGTATCGCGGAAATCGAAAAGACGATTGAGCAGGAACAGGCCGGCGGGTTGCTTCGATGTGAGAAGGAAGGAGAGTTTCCCCTCCTGTGGGTTGAAAAGGAACAGCTCGTGGCGGTTCTTCGACTCCTTCGTGACCGTTTCGATTTCGAGTCCCTCATGTGCGAGACGGCGGCCGACAAGGGGAATCATTTTGATCTGATCTATCACCTTTTCTGTACGGTCCGCAGGGAGACCCTGGTGATCAAGACGGAGGTTCCCCGCGGGAATCCGCAGGTGGAGACGGCGGAAGAGGTATGGAGCTCGGCCAACTGGTACGAACGGGAGATCTTCGATCTGTTCGGTGTGGAGTTCATCGGCCACAGTGACCTGTCAAGGATCCTGCTCCCGCCGGACTGGGTCGGCCATCCCCTCCGGAAGGACTACAGCCCGGCCGCGGAGTATCACGGCATGAAAATCGAGTTTTGATGAAACGGTTTAAGACGAAACCCCGAGGTTGAAAATGGCAACCGTACGATCCACGTTACGGACACAGGAAATGCTCCTCAACATGGGGCCGCATCATCCGAGTACTCACGGGGTACTGAGGCTGATTCTCCGTCTCGACGGGGAGGTGGTGGAAGATGTTTTCCCGGATATCGGCTATCTCCACCGGGGGATCGAGAAAATCGGAGAGTCCCTGACCTACAGGCAGTTCATCCCCTACACCGACCGGGTGGAGTACCTCTCATCGATGAACGTCAATCACCTGTACTGCATGGCCGTGGAAAAACTGGCCGGGATCGAGGTGCCGGAACGGGCGGAATACATCCGGGTGATCATGGCGGAGTTGAACCGGATCATCAGCCACATCATCGGCTGCGGGGCGCTTGCCATGGACCTCGGCGCCTTCACCCCATTTCTCTACGGCGTGGTGGAACGGGAAAAGGTGAACGATCTTTTCGAGATGACCTGCGGCCAGCGGCTGACCTACAATTACATGAGAATCGGCGGGGTCTCGCAGGACCTGCCCGAAGGATTTGTCGGGAAGTGCAATCTCTTTCTCGACGAGATGAAGTCCCGGTGGGACGAGATCAACCGGCTCATCACCGGAAATGAAATCTTCGTGCGGCGGCTGGCGGACGTGGCCGTCCTGACCGTGGAGGACGCCTTCGGTTACAACATCACCGGTCCCAACCTTCGTGCTTCCGGTGTGGACTGGGACCTTCGGCGGGACATGCCCTACTCGGTCTATGACCGCTTCGGTTTTGATGTTCCCGTGGGCTACGGAGAGCGGGGAACCGTCGGGGACAGCTACGACCGTTATCTCATGCGGGTCCGGGAGATCTACGAATCCCTCCGGATCGTCCGGCAGGCACTGGACGGACTGCCGGAGGGGGAGGTGCAGGCGAGGGTCCCGAAGATCTTCAAACCGCCCGCAGGTGAGGTCTATATGAGGGCGGAGAGCCCCAGGGGGGAGATGGCCGTATATATCGAAAGTGACGGTTCGGCCAGGCCTGCACGAATCAAGTTCAAGACCCCTTCGTTTAATTCTCTGGGGGTGTTCAATAAGATCTGCCGGGGACATATGCTTTCCGACCTCGTGGCCGTGATCGGAAGTTTTGACATCGTCCTCCCGGAAGTGGACAGGTGACGGAGATGGAATCGAGCAGCAGACTCTTCTCGGAATTTCTGCAGCGGAGCCTACACATCAGTCCGGCTCTTGCCGCCGTCTT contains:
- a CDS encoding LysR family transcriptional regulator; this translates as MDDHRLKVFCSVAKTLNFSRAAEENFITQSAVSRIIKNLEEELGVQLVNRQRGAVSLTLIGREFEKRALEILDIHAAARKEVDELANSVKGTLSVGTSTTLARYVFPDILFTFRRKYPRIHVNHRVTNTRGILKALIEGEIEVGMVEDQVFYPGVLTEKLCEDELVLIVGKDHPWTTRKSIAREDLMKEPFIRREKGSGTRHMMERRLREMKIKPTDLNIVMTSASTDLIISAVEKGIGTACVSKWAIREKIRQGTLKTVEICDEPLSRNFLFIRLDQELHTHVAQTFLNFLQESPPPPMP
- a CDS encoding NADH-quinone oxidoreductase subunit A — protein: MLYAFAGVLVFILFSLLFVRGSLFLSSLLRPKRPTEQKEMIYECGEDPVGGGWVQYNVRFYIIAVIFIIFDVEVIFIYPVAMVFREMIGRGTGPYVLGELIVFVLILLAGLVYVWKKDDLSWVKTIREE
- a CDS encoding NADH-quinone oxidoreductase subunit B, which produces MGLLENKLPENVFFTKIDQLTLRWGLRNSLWYMLFATACCAIELMQTGMSRYDFDRFGMIPRATPRQSDLMIVAGTVTYKMALRIRRLYEQMPEPKYVISMGSCANCGGGFVHSYNVLNGVDKIIPVDVYVPGCPPRPEALIEGCLKLMDKIDREPRLVRSAK
- a CDS encoding NADH-quinone oxidoreductase subunit C → MIRIAEIEKTIEQEQAGGLLRCEKEGEFPLLWVEKEQLVAVLRLLRDRFDFESLMCETAADKGNHFDLIYHLFCTVRRETLVIKTEVPRGNPQVETAEEVWSSANWYEREIFDLFGVEFIGHSDLSRILLPPDWVGHPLRKDYSPAAEYHGMKIEF
- a CDS encoding NADH-quinone oxidoreductase subunit D, with the protein product MATVRSTLRTQEMLLNMGPHHPSTHGVLRLILRLDGEVVEDVFPDIGYLHRGIEKIGESLTYRQFIPYTDRVEYLSSMNVNHLYCMAVEKLAGIEVPERAEYIRVIMAELNRIISHIIGCGALAMDLGAFTPFLYGVVEREKVNDLFEMTCGQRLTYNYMRIGGVSQDLPEGFVGKCNLFLDEMKSRWDEINRLITGNEIFVRRLADVAVLTVEDAFGYNITGPNLRASGVDWDLRRDMPYSVYDRFGFDVPVGYGERGTVGDSYDRYLMRVREIYESLRIVRQALDGLPEGEVQARVPKIFKPPAGEVYMRAESPRGEMAVYIESDGSARPARIKFKTPSFNSLGVFNKICRGHMLSDLVAVIGSFDIVLPEVDR